The following proteins are encoded in a genomic region of Ostrea edulis chromosome 7, xbOstEdul1.1, whole genome shotgun sequence:
- the LOC125655207 gene encoding uncharacterized protein LOC125655207, with product MFKMKVSVLMLALFLCSPLIKCEDGLQLQMSALNNRLQQLEKIVFMQNDRIINLEKSNEHLKNIILEKSEKMDDLENIAKKLQAQAILPVADKDVDITIEESNTSRHLVGKRSGIVNMHGSGNLDKREHINRQDRLLSPRPTTAPNAVAFYAVMSRSLTNPGDQHTFIFDEVKVNAGNGYHPHSGIFIAPSTGIYVFTWSMRLIGNEHHSAQLMIDGKEHGAVYLAVGGDSNNDNVSGTGVAFLNQGDDAFIRTSTINLGGIESDIWGYTSFGGWLIK from the exons ATGTTCAAAATGAAAGTCTCCGTTTTGATGCTAGCACTGTTTCTGTGTTCACCATTGATTAAGTGTGAAGATGGACTGCAGTTACAAATGTCTGCTCTTAACAACAGACTCCAGCAGTTAGAAAAAATTGTATTCATGCAAAATGATCGCATAATTAACCTCGAAAAATCAAATGagcatttgaaaaacattatcCTTGAGAAGTCTGAAAAGATGGACGATTTGGAAAACATTGCAAAGAAACTACAAGCTCAAGCAATACTGCCTGTTGCCGATAAAGATGTGGATATCACGATTGAAGAGTCAAATACAAGTAGACATTTGGTAGGAAAAAGGTCGGGTATAGTCAACATGCACGGTTCTGGGAATCTAGACAAAAGAGAACACATCAATCGACAAG ATCGCCTATTGTCTCCTCGTCCAACAACTGCTCCAAACGCCGTAGCTTTCTATGCTGTAATGTCCAGATCATTGACAAATCCAGGGGATCAACACACTTTTATCTTTGACGAAGTGAAAGTAAATGCTGGAAATGGATATCACCCACACTCTGGTATATTCATTGCTCCAAGCACAGGTATCTACGTCTTCACTTGGTCCATGCGTCTCATTGGAAACGAACACCATAGCGCCCAGCTCATGATTGATGGTAAAGAACATGGTGCAGTGTATCTTGCTGTTGGCGGAGACAGTAATAATGACAACGTCAGCGGCACTGGTGTTGCTTTCCTGAATCAAGGGGATGATGCGTTTATCAGAACATCTACCATTAATTTGGGCGGTATCGAGAGTGATATTTGGGGATACACCTCCTTTGGTGGATGGCTCATCAAATAG